One window of Nocardia nova SH22a genomic DNA carries:
- a CDS encoding DUF4334 domain-containing protein, with protein sequence MAGAGAARLAELGAGRVSADRAWQLYDSLPEVAVAEITTGRWRGAELDTGHPWAGVLVESGWYGKQFDSADEVQPLLFAGPDGRVFAVDPRRVPLGLAGRLPAAGFRLARRLLPVLRPLLRTATARARLRAVEYRGKTSAAMVYDHLPIIDIFRRVDDDTLLGVMDMRGMADPYFFVLRRDDA encoded by the coding sequence ATGGCAGGCGCGGGTGCGGCCCGGCTGGCGGAACTCGGTGCCGGGCGCGTGAGTGCGGACCGGGCCTGGCAGCTGTACGACAGTCTGCCCGAGGTCGCGGTCGCGGAGATCACCACCGGACGCTGGCGCGGCGCGGAACTCGACACCGGACATCCGTGGGCCGGTGTGCTCGTCGAATCCGGCTGGTACGGAAAGCAGTTCGATTCCGCCGACGAGGTGCAGCCGCTGTTGTTCGCGGGCCCGGACGGCCGCGTCTTCGCGGTCGATCCGCGCCGGGTGCCGCTGGGGCTTGCGGGCCGGCTGCCCGCGGCGGGCTTCCGGCTGGCGCGGCGCCTGCTTCCGGTCCTGCGCCCGCTGTTGCGCACCGCGACCGCCCGGGCGCGCCTGCGCGCCGTGGAGTATCGCGGCAAGACCAGCGCGGCCATGGTCTACGACCATCTGCCGATCATCGACATCTTCCGCCGCGTCGATGACGACACCCTGCTCGGCGTGATGGATATGCGCGGCATGGCCGACCCGTACTTCTTCGTCCTGCGCCGCGACGACGCCTGA